The following coding sequences lie in one Rhodothermales bacterium genomic window:
- the aroA gene encoding 3-phosphoshikimate 1-carboxyvinyltransferase, with protein sequence MIKTVRTASSLTGVIELPADKSIAHRAALFAALGDGPSHLVNYPASADPQSTLSCLRQLGVRIEEEDGSYTVHGVGLNGLKPPAGPLDCGNSGTTMRMLAGILAGQPFDTTLIGDASLSGRPMERIAKPLRQMGAVIDLTDGHAPVYIHGGQTLKGMTYRLPMPSAQVKSCVLLAGLYAEGETTVIETLPSRDHTERMLALDAVEMNGERHLSVKKGKRIPRQAWAVPRDFSAAAFFLVAGSIVPGAELRLPGVGVNASRSALLDVLRAMGASITVEDERTYGGEPIADLIVKASPLHGVTVPEEYIANMIDEVPILCVAATQARGRTEIRNAGELRVKETDRIAAMVTNLRALGAEVEEFEDGLAVTGGAPLHGADVQTYHDHRIAMAMGIAGLVAAGETVIHGADIASVSFPTFWDVLDRIAL encoded by the coding sequence ATGATCAAAACCGTCCGCACCGCCAGCAGCCTGACCGGCGTCATCGAACTGCCAGCCGACAAGTCCATCGCGCACCGCGCCGCCCTCTTCGCCGCCCTGGGCGACGGTCCGTCGCACCTCGTCAACTACCCCGCCTCCGCCGACCCGCAATCGACGCTCTCGTGCCTGCGCCAGCTCGGCGTGCGCATCGAGGAAGAAGACGGGAGTTACACGGTCCACGGCGTCGGACTGAACGGGCTGAAGCCGCCGGCGGGACCGCTCGACTGCGGCAATTCGGGCACGACGATGCGGATGCTCGCGGGCATCCTCGCGGGCCAGCCGTTCGACACGACGCTGATCGGCGACGCCTCGCTGAGCGGCCGGCCGATGGAACGGATCGCCAAACCCCTGCGCCAGATGGGCGCGGTGATCGATCTGACCGACGGGCACGCGCCGGTGTACATCCACGGCGGCCAGACGCTCAAAGGGATGACGTACCGGCTGCCCATGCCATCCGCCCAGGTAAAATCCTGCGTGCTGCTGGCCGGGCTTTACGCGGAGGGCGAGACCACGGTGATCGAAACCCTCCCCTCGCGCGACCACACCGAGCGCATGCTCGCGCTCGACGCCGTCGAAATGAACGGGGAACGCCATCTCAGCGTCAAAAAAGGGAAACGGATCCCGCGCCAGGCGTGGGCGGTGCCGCGCGATTTCTCGGCCGCCGCGTTTTTTCTCGTCGCCGGCTCGATCGTGCCCGGCGCCGAACTGCGCCTGCCGGGCGTCGGGGTCAATGCCTCGCGCAGCGCGTTGCTCGACGTGCTCCGCGCCATGGGCGCATCCATCACCGTCGAAGATGAGCGCACCTATGGCGGCGAGCCCATCGCCGACCTCATCGTCAAGGCCTCGCCGCTCCACGGCGTGACGGTCCCGGAAGAGTACATCGCGAACATGATCGATGAAGTCCCGATCCTCTGCGTCGCCGCCACGCAGGCGCGGGGGCGGACGGAGATCCGCAACGCCGGCGAACTCCGCGTCAAGGAAACCGACCGGATTGCCGCGATGGTCACCAACCTGCGGGCCCTCGGCGCGGAGGTCGAGGAGTTCGAGGACGGCCTGGCCGTGACCGGCGGCGCCCCGCTGCACGGCGCCGACGTGCAGACCTACCACGATCACCGCATCGCCATGGCGATGGGCATTGCCGGCCTCGTCGCGGCCGGCGAAACGGTCATCCACGGCGCCGATATCGCCTCGGTATCCTTCCCGACGTTCTGGGATGTGCTCGACCGCATCGCCCTGTGA
- the add gene encoding adenosine deaminase, whose translation MSLSREDILSWPKAELHCHLDGSLRLSTLLDEARAQGKRALLPADSLEGLQEALRQIDHSESLEAYLAWFRYTIPVMQSAPALRRIAYELAEDNARENVRYLEVRFAPVLHRDEGMTLEAIVEAVLDGLRAAEQDFSIRTNLTICGLRDRYASASLRQAELAVAYKHRGVSAFDLAGGEAGNPSKAHLSAFYYARNHLLNLTIHAGESWGPDSIHQALFFGGAHRIGHGTSLHQDPELMQYVVDHQVPLEICPTSNVQTHVVPGYAEHPLRRYVDAGIPITINTDNRLFSRTTVTDELWRVYRHSGVTVEQLREIALNGFRYSFLHWHERQDLIRSALEAFPLPPSSETPVW comes from the coding sequence GTGTCCCTATCTCGCGAAGATATCCTATCCTGGCCCAAGGCCGAGCTGCATTGCCATCTCGACGGCTCGTTGCGGCTTTCCACGCTGCTGGATGAGGCGCGGGCGCAGGGTAAACGCGCGCTGCTGCCGGCCGACAGCCTCGAAGGGCTCCAGGAGGCGCTGCGCCAGATCGACCATTCCGAATCGCTCGAGGCCTACCTGGCCTGGTTCCGCTACACGATTCCTGTGATGCAGTCGGCGCCGGCGCTGCGGCGCATCGCCTATGAACTCGCTGAAGACAACGCCCGTGAAAACGTACGTTATCTCGAAGTCCGCTTCGCCCCCGTCCTCCACCGGGACGAGGGCATGACGCTCGAGGCGATCGTGGAAGCGGTGCTCGACGGGCTCCGCGCCGCCGAGCAGGATTTCAGCATCCGGACCAACCTCACGATCTGCGGGCTCCGCGACCGGTATGCCAGCGCCTCGCTGCGCCAGGCCGAGCTGGCCGTGGCCTACAAGCACCGGGGCGTATCCGCTTTCGACCTCGCCGGCGGCGAGGCCGGCAACCCGTCCAAGGCCCACCTGAGCGCGTTTTATTACGCCCGCAACCACCTCCTGAATCTGACGATCCACGCCGGCGAATCCTGGGGACCCGACTCCATCCACCAGGCCCTCTTTTTCGGCGGCGCGCATCGGATCGGCCACGGCACGTCGCTGCACCAGGACCCGGAGCTGATGCAGTACGTGGTGGACCATCAGGTGCCCCTGGAGATCTGCCCGACCAGCAACGTGCAGACGCACGTGGTGCCGGGGTATGCCGAGCATCCGTTGCGCCGGTACGTCGACGCCGGCATCCCGATCACCATCAACACCGACAACCGGTTATTCAGCCGCACGACGGTGACCGACGAACTGTGGCGCGTGTACCGGCACAGCGGCGTGACCGTCGAGCAGCTACGGGAGATCGCGCTGAACGGCTTCCGCTACAGCTTTTTGCACTGGCACGAGCGGCAGGACCTGATCCGGTCGGCGCTCGAGGCCTTCCCGCTCCCTCCCTCTTCAGAAACGCCCGTCTGGTGA
- the tatA gene encoding twin-arginine translocase TatA/TatE family subunit — protein sequence MGSLGPFEILLIFLVILLVFGAKRIPEIARGLGKGIREFKAATTEIRNELTVDSTPHRITPPQQGSTAARTDSYSAPAQPAPAERSSSADSTES from the coding sequence ATGGGTAGCCTAGGACCCTTTGAGATTCTGCTGATCTTCCTGGTCATCCTGCTGGTTTTTGGTGCGAAGCGTATCCCGGAAATCGCTCGAGGACTGGGTAAGGGTATTCGCGAGTTTAAGGCCGCTACCACGGAAATCAGGAACGAGCTGACCGTCGATTCGACGCCCCATCGTATCACCCCCCCTCAGCAAGGCTCCACGGCAGCCCGCACGGATTCCTACTCGGCTCCGGCTCAGCCTGCGCCGGCGGAACGTAGCAGCTCTGCTGACTCTACCGAATCGTAG
- a CDS encoding amidase family protein: MEIHEAHAAVVRKETSATELVSSFLSKIDRENARINAFISVDADCARADAAAVDRALASGASLPLAGLVLGVKDVLCLKDGPVTCGSHILEGFSSLFDATAVQRLKEAGAVVIGKTNCDQFAMGSSNETSYFGPVRNPLDPDLVPGGSSGGSAAAVAADLCVAALGTDTGGSIRQPAAFCGVVGLKPTYGRVSRYGLVAYASSFDTIGPLTRSVRDAALLLQTMAGQDANDATSAPLPVPSYLDNLDGGVAGLRVGLPGEYFADGLDAGIRAVVDEQVARLEAAGASIVPVSLPNTAYGIATYYILTTAEASSNLARYDGVRYGYRADLREIRRRSDQERKELDAAIATAERAGDPDTVASLRTKRDEQRSLLQELYVQTRSEGFGDEVKRRIMLGTYVLSSGYYDAYYARAQRVRTLIRRDFEAAFEQADVLITPATPTLPFALGSKSDDPLAMYLQDVYTVTANLAGIPGLVVPVGGHPAGLPVGLQLLGRHFDEATLLRVGQTVMQG, encoded by the coding sequence ATGGAAATTCACGAGGCCCATGCGGCCGTTGTGAGGAAAGAGACCAGTGCAACCGAACTGGTCTCTTCTTTTTTGTCAAAGATCGATCGGGAAAACGCGCGGATCAACGCCTTCATCTCGGTCGACGCCGACTGCGCGCGCGCCGATGCCGCCGCCGTCGATCGGGCGCTCGCCTCGGGGGCCTCGCTTCCCCTGGCCGGCCTCGTGCTCGGCGTGAAGGACGTGCTCTGCCTCAAGGACGGGCCGGTCACCTGCGGATCCCACATCCTCGAAGGCTTTTCGTCGCTGTTCGACGCCACCGCCGTGCAGCGGCTCAAGGAGGCCGGCGCGGTCGTAATCGGCAAAACGAACTGCGATCAGTTCGCGATGGGGTCGTCCAACGAGACATCCTATTTCGGCCCGGTCAGAAACCCGCTCGACCCCGATCTCGTCCCGGGCGGATCGTCCGGAGGCTCCGCCGCCGCCGTGGCGGCCGATCTCTGCGTCGCCGCGCTGGGGACGGACACGGGCGGATCGATCCGCCAGCCGGCGGCCTTCTGCGGCGTGGTCGGGCTGAAGCCTACCTACGGGCGCGTGAGCCGCTACGGCCTCGTCGCCTACGCCTCCTCGTTCGATACCATCGGCCCGCTCACCCGCTCCGTGCGCGATGCGGCGCTGCTGCTCCAGACCATGGCCGGGCAGGACGCCAATGACGCCACCAGCGCCCCCCTTCCCGTTCCTTCGTATCTCGACAACCTGGATGGCGGCGTGGCCGGCCTGCGCGTCGGCCTCCCGGGAGAATATTTTGCGGACGGCCTCGACGCCGGCATCCGCGCCGTGGTCGATGAACAGGTCGCCCGGCTCGAAGCGGCCGGCGCGTCGATCGTCCCGGTATCGCTGCCAAACACGGCCTACGGAATCGCGACATACTACATCCTGACGACGGCCGAAGCGTCGAGCAACCTCGCCCGCTACGACGGCGTCCGGTACGGCTACCGCGCCGACCTGCGCGAAATCCGGCGACGCTCCGACCAGGAGCGCAAGGAACTCGACGCCGCGATCGCCACGGCGGAACGCGCCGGCGACCCCGACACGGTGGCCTCGCTGCGCACGAAACGCGACGAGCAGCGGTCCCTCCTGCAGGAACTCTATGTCCAGACCCGCTCGGAAGGGTTCGGCGACGAGGTGAAACGACGCATCATGCTCGGCACCTACGTCCTTTCCTCCGGCTACTACGACGCGTATTACGCCCGCGCGCAGCGCGTCCGGACCCTGATCCGTCGCGACTTCGAGGCGGCGTTCGAGCAGGCCGACGTGCTGATCACGCCGGCGACGCCCACGCTGCCCTTCGCCCTGGGCAGCAAGTCGGACGATCCGCTCGCGATGTACCTGCAGGACGTCTACACCGTGACCGCCAACCTCGCCGGCATCCCCGGTCTCGTCGTTCCCGTGGGTGGCCATCCGGCCGGGCTTCCGGTGGGCCTCCAGCTCCTCGGCCGGCATTTCGACGAGGCGACGCTGCTGCGCGTCGGGCAGACGGTGATGCAGGGATGA
- the sucD gene encoding succinate--CoA ligase subunit alpha produces MSILVDKNTRLVVQGFTGREGTFHAEQMIEYGTTLVGGITPGKGGQKHLDRPVFNTVAEAVEKEGANTSVIFVPPPFAADAIMEAADAGIKVIICITEGIPVRHMIPVYPFVQERGAHLIGPNCPGVITPGAAKVGIMPAMIFKPGPIGVISRSGTLTYEAVDQLSREGLGQSTAVGIGGDPIIGTRHVDALALFQADDETEAVVLIGEIGGSAEEEAADYIKAHMTKPVFAFIAGRTAPPGRRMGHAGAIISGGKGTAEDKFAALEGAGAVVVKNPALIGETVKAHLSAA; encoded by the coding sequence ATGAGCATTCTAGTCGATAAAAACACCCGTCTCGTCGTCCAGGGCTTCACCGGCCGAGAAGGCACGTTCCATGCGGAACAGATGATCGAATACGGCACCACCCTCGTCGGCGGCATCACGCCGGGCAAGGGGGGGCAGAAGCATCTGGATCGGCCCGTCTTCAACACCGTGGCGGAAGCCGTCGAGAAGGAAGGCGCGAACACGTCGGTCATCTTCGTGCCGCCGCCCTTTGCGGCCGATGCGATCATGGAAGCGGCCGACGCCGGCATCAAGGTGATCATCTGCATCACCGAAGGGATCCCGGTCCGCCACATGATTCCGGTCTACCCCTTCGTTCAGGAGCGCGGCGCGCACCTCATCGGCCCGAATTGCCCGGGCGTGATTACGCCGGGTGCGGCGAAAGTCGGCATCATGCCGGCGATGATCTTCAAGCCGGGCCCCATCGGCGTCATCTCCCGCTCGGGGACGCTGACGTACGAGGCGGTCGACCAGCTCTCGCGCGAGGGCCTGGGCCAGAGCACCGCGGTGGGCATCGGCGGCGACCCGATCATCGGGACGCGGCATGTCGACGCGCTCGCCCTCTTCCAGGCGGACGATGAGACCGAGGCGGTGGTGCTCATCGGCGAGATCGGCGGCTCGGCCGAGGAAGAAGCGGCGGACTACATCAAGGCGCACATGACCAAGCCGGTGTTCGCGTTCATCGCCGGCCGGACGGCGCCTCCGGGACGCCGCATGGGCCACGCCGGCGCGATCATCTCGGGCGGCAAAGGCACGGCCGAGGACAAGTTCGCGGCGCTGGAAGGCGCCGGCGCGGTCGTGGTGAAAAACCCCGCCCTCATCGGCGAAACCGTCAAGGCGCACCTTTCCGCCGCCTGA
- the yihA gene encoding ribosome biogenesis GTP-binding protein YihA/YsxC has protein sequence MKTIRDARFVRGAARWEHLSEDGLPEVAFIGRSNVGKSSLLNMLTGRRALARTSGTPGKTQEFNYYLIDETLYFVDLPGLGYAKTARTQREKWERFIVRYLTEREPLKLVVQLIDSRHPPTAIDRDLIHLLKEHEVPSIIALTKADKLSSNQKAASLRALKEAFRDIEYELPVVFTSSTQPAGREELLRWIGDLTRN, from the coding sequence ATGAAGACGATCCGAGACGCCCGCTTTGTTCGAGGCGCCGCCCGCTGGGAGCATCTCAGCGAGGACGGTCTGCCCGAAGTGGCGTTCATCGGACGGTCCAACGTCGGCAAGAGCTCCCTGCTGAACATGCTGACCGGCCGGCGCGCCCTCGCCCGGACGAGCGGCACCCCCGGCAAGACGCAGGAATTCAACTATTACCTGATCGACGAGACCCTCTATTTCGTCGACCTCCCCGGCCTCGGCTATGCCAAGACCGCGAGGACGCAGCGCGAAAAATGGGAGCGGTTCATCGTCCGGTACCTCACGGAGCGCGAACCCCTTAAACTCGTGGTTCAGCTGATCGATAGCCGGCATCCGCCCACCGCCATCGATCGCGACCTGATCCATCTGCTCAAGGAGCACGAGGTGCCTTCCATCATTGCCCTCACCAAAGCGGACAAGCTGTCTTCCAACCAGAAGGCGGCAAGCCTTCGGGCGTTGAAGGAAGCCTTTCGCGACATCGAGTACGAACTCCCCGTCGTTTTCACCTCCTCAACCCAACCCGCCGGCCGCGAAGAGTTGCTTCGATGGATCGGCGACCTGACGAGGAACTGA
- the serA gene encoding phosphoglycerate dehydrogenase: protein MAMNVLITDAVAQACIDLLDVAGIHPDVQLKKSPDELKALAPQADGWIIRSGTTITADLIEAADRLKVIGRAGVGVDNIDLEAATRRGVLVINAPDGNTISTAEHTCAMLLSLARHIPQANASLASGKWERKAFTGSELEEKTLGILGLGKIGRAVASRMLAFGMRVIGYDPVMSREAAERMGITLASIDEVLEQSDFITVHTPLNDMTRGLLNSKTLARCKHGVRVVNCARGGIVDEMALLEALESGQVGGAALDVYSQEPPPAALEKLLQHPNLVATPHIAASTEEAQEKVARQITEQVVLALQGKPVMSPVNGMAIRMAAQPEVQPFLTLAAKLGRVAAQLLEGNVETLMVRCYGDVPHRYAEVISVAALSGLLGALLTEPVNLINAPVLAESMGLRVEEQRAPSHDSFTNLIEVVVGSGKRSRLVGGTVFDRNDPRLARVDDYDVEVRLEGRLLFYANEDRPGMVAAVGGILADANINIGVLQLGRKGGRGSMALTALSVDDDIPQAVLNKISDLKGVQGVRLVQV, encoded by the coding sequence ATGGCCATGAATGTTCTGATCACCGATGCGGTCGCACAGGCCTGCATCGACCTGCTGGACGTAGCCGGCATCCATCCGGACGTCCAACTCAAGAAGTCGCCCGACGAACTGAAGGCGCTGGCGCCCCAGGCGGACGGCTGGATCATCCGGAGCGGCACGACGATCACGGCCGACCTGATCGAGGCGGCCGACCGGCTGAAGGTGATCGGCCGGGCCGGCGTCGGGGTCGACAACATCGACCTGGAAGCCGCCACGCGGCGCGGCGTGCTGGTGATCAACGCGCCGGACGGCAACACGATTTCGACGGCGGAACATACCTGCGCCATGCTCCTCTCGCTCGCGCGGCACATCCCGCAGGCGAACGCGTCGCTGGCGAGCGGCAAATGGGAGCGCAAGGCGTTTACGGGCTCCGAACTGGAAGAAAAGACGCTGGGCATTCTGGGGCTGGGCAAGATCGGCCGCGCCGTCGCCTCGCGCATGCTGGCCTTCGGGATGCGGGTGATCGGGTACGATCCCGTCATGTCCCGCGAAGCCGCCGAACGCATGGGCATCACGCTGGCGTCGATCGACGAGGTGCTGGAGCAGAGCGACTTCATCACCGTACACACGCCGCTGAACGACATGACGCGGGGGCTGCTCAACAGCAAAACCCTGGCGCGGTGCAAGCACGGGGTGCGCGTCGTGAACTGCGCCCGCGGCGGCATCGTCGATGAAATGGCGTTGCTCGAGGCGCTGGAAAGCGGACAGGTCGGCGGCGCCGCGCTGGACGTGTATTCGCAGGAGCCGCCGCCGGCGGCGCTCGAAAAGCTGCTGCAGCATCCGAACCTCGTCGCCACGCCGCACATCGCGGCCTCGACCGAGGAAGCGCAGGAGAAAGTGGCCCGCCAGATCACCGAACAGGTCGTTCTCGCCCTGCAGGGCAAACCGGTGATGTCGCCCGTGAACGGGATGGCGATCCGGATGGCGGCGCAGCCCGAGGTGCAGCCGTTCCTGACGCTGGCCGCCAAACTCGGCCGCGTGGCCGCCCAGCTGCTCGAAGGCAACGTCGAGACGCTCATGGTCCGTTGCTACGGCGATGTCCCGCACCGCTACGCCGAAGTGATCTCCGTGGCCGCCCTGAGCGGACTGCTCGGGGCCCTGCTCACCGAGCCGGTCAACCTGATCAACGCCCCCGTGCTGGCCGAATCGATGGGCCTGCGCGTCGAGGAGCAGCGCGCGCCGTCCCACGACAGCTTCACCAACCTCATCGAAGTGGTCGTGGGCTCGGGCAAACGCTCCCGACTCGTCGGGGGCACCGTGTTCGATCGCAACGACCCGCGTCTCGCGCGCGTCGACGACTACGATGTCGAGGTGCGGCTCGAAGGCCGGCTGCTGTTTTACGCCAACGAAGACCGCCCGGGCATGGTCGCGGCCGTCGGCGGCATCCTCGCCGATGCCAACATCAATATCGGCGTCCTGCAACTCGGCCGGAAGGGCGGCCGCGGCAGCATGGCGCTCACGGCGCTGAGCGTCGACGACGACATCCCGCAGGCGGTGCTGAACAAGATCTCCGACCTCAAGGGGGTACAGGGCGTCCGCCTCGTGCAGGTCTAG
- a CDS encoding GMC family oxidoreductase yields the protein MLTDARTLENGTLIEGDLCIVGAGAAGISMALEWAGRAERVLLLEGGGFSYDPALQDLYRGDITGEPYLPIEAVRLHYFGGTTGHWAGFCAPIDPLDFEPRDWVPYSGWPIRRADLDAFYTRAQTYLQLGPFDYEAAHYESDAEGSRRLPFDPGQIWSKMWQFSPPTRFGEVYRDAVVSASNIHLVTYANATELVADEAVRQIDSIRVKTIEGKEHRVRARHYVLACGSIQNARLLLASNARAKNGIGNDSDQVGRYFMEHIEMAGAQLVLKEPDPLRLYALNFATKRPRAELALGPDAQRSHRVLSGTCSLRPGVYGETITSYFTNYRERLREAAEGRVDGTAVRSVEEPPKDDGRSYQLQSRAEQSPNPDSRVVLTGEVDALGMPRAALEWRFTELDKRSIRVFYQVLAREFGRLDLGRIQILDWLLEEDDRHWPDFLSAGRHHMGTTRMSDDPGRGVVDADSKVHGMANLHVTGASVFVTAGAPNPTLTLVALALRLSDRLKAIV from the coding sequence ATGCTCACCGATGCCCGCACGCTGGAAAACGGAACCCTGATCGAGGGCGACCTCTGTATCGTCGGCGCCGGCGCGGCGGGGATCAGCATGGCCCTCGAATGGGCCGGTAGAGCCGAGCGCGTCCTGCTGCTGGAAGGCGGAGGGTTCAGCTACGACCCCGCCTTGCAGGACCTGTACCGCGGCGACATCACCGGCGAACCGTATCTCCCGATCGAAGCGGTCCGTCTCCATTATTTCGGGGGGACGACCGGGCACTGGGCCGGCTTCTGCGCCCCCATCGACCCGCTCGACTTCGAGCCGCGCGACTGGGTGCCGTACAGCGGGTGGCCGATCCGTCGCGCCGACCTCGACGCCTTCTACACGCGCGCGCAGACGTATCTCCAGCTCGGGCCGTTCGACTATGAGGCGGCGCATTACGAGTCGGACGCAGAAGGGAGCCGCCGGCTGCCGTTCGACCCGGGCCAGATCTGGAGCAAGATGTGGCAGTTCAGTCCGCCCACCCGCTTCGGGGAGGTCTACCGCGACGCCGTCGTTTCGGCATCCAATATCCACCTGGTCACCTACGCCAACGCCACCGAACTCGTCGCCGACGAGGCGGTCCGGCAGATCGATTCGATCCGCGTCAAGACCATCGAGGGCAAGGAGCACCGCGTTCGCGCCCGGCACTATGTCCTGGCCTGCGGTTCGATCCAGAACGCCCGGCTCCTGCTCGCCTCCAATGCCCGTGCAAAAAACGGCATTGGAAACGACAGCGACCAGGTCGGGCGCTACTTCATGGAGCACATCGAGATGGCCGGCGCCCAGCTCGTGCTCAAGGAGCCGGACCCGCTGCGGCTGTACGCGTTGAACTTCGCCACCAAACGCCCCCGCGCCGAGCTGGCGCTGGGCCCCGACGCGCAACGGAGCCATCGCGTCCTGAGCGGGACCTGCTCGCTCCGCCCCGGCGTCTACGGCGAAACGATCACGAGCTATTTCACCAACTACCGCGAGCGCCTGCGGGAGGCCGCGGAGGGTCGGGTGGATGGGACGGCGGTGAGGTCGGTCGAAGAGCCGCCGAAAGACGATGGGCGGTCGTATCAGCTCCAGTCCCGCGCCGAACAGTCGCCCAACCCGGATTCGCGTGTCGTGCTGACGGGCGAGGTCGACGCGCTGGGGATGCCCCGCGCCGCGCTCGAGTGGCGTTTTACGGAACTGGACAAGCGATCAATCCGTGTCTTTTATCAGGTCCTGGCGAGAGAGTTCGGCCGGCTCGATCTGGGCCGCATCCAGATCCTCGACTGGCTTCTCGAGGAAGACGATCGCCACTGGCCGGATTTTCTCAGCGCCGGTCGGCACCACATGGGCACCACCCGCATGAGCGACGATCCCGGGCGCGGGGTGG